One genomic region from Jiangella sp. DSM 45060 encodes:
- a CDS encoding PqqD family protein, with amino-acid sequence MKLRTNSVSWREIDGETVILDLSSSTYLKTNAAGSTIMRLLAEERTTAELADGLVEEYGIPADQATADTETFIAMLRERNLLDTADS; translated from the coding sequence ATGAAACTGCGCACCAATAGCGTCAGCTGGCGCGAGATCGACGGCGAGACGGTCATTCTGGACCTCTCGTCGTCCACCTACTTGAAGACCAACGCCGCCGGCTCGACCATCATGCGGCTGCTGGCCGAGGAACGCACCACCGCGGAACTCGCCGACGGCCTCGTCGAGGAGTACGGCATTCCGGCCGACCAAGCCACGGCCGACACCGAGACCTTCATCGCGATGCTGCGCGAGCGGAACCTTCTCGACACCGCCGATTCCTAG
- the cysN gene encoding sulfate adenylyltransferase subunit CysN, translating to MDLLRFATAGSVDDGKSTLIGRLLFDSKAIFTDQLESVERASQQRGDEYTDLSLLTDGLRAEREQGITIDVAYRYFATPRRKFIIADTPGHIQYTRNMVTGASTADLAIVLVDARKGMVEQSRRHAFLVSLLRVPHLVLAVNKMDLVDWSQEVFEGIEKEFSSFATKLDVPDLTVVPISALHGDNIVSRSPNMPWYEGPSLLHHLEHVHIASDRNLVDVRFPVQYVIRPQSLQRTDYRAYAGQVAGGVLKAGDEVMVLPSGFTTRIAGIDTADGPVGEAFAPMSVTVRLEDEIDISRGDMICRPHNQPAVAQDIDAMVCWMAETPLAPGQKLAIKHTTRSARALVKELQYRLDVNSLHRDDTATHLGLNDIGRVRLRTTVPLLADEYRRNRQTGGFILIDEATNRTVGAGMITSAS from the coding sequence ATGGATTTGCTCAGGTTCGCCACCGCCGGCTCCGTCGACGACGGCAAGAGCACGCTGATCGGGCGGCTGCTGTTCGACTCGAAGGCGATCTTCACCGACCAGCTCGAGAGCGTCGAACGCGCCAGCCAGCAACGCGGCGACGAGTACACCGACCTCTCGCTGCTCACCGACGGCCTGCGCGCCGAGCGTGAGCAGGGCATCACCATCGACGTGGCGTACCGCTACTTCGCCACGCCGCGGCGCAAGTTCATCATCGCCGACACCCCGGGGCACATCCAGTACACCCGGAACATGGTCACCGGCGCCTCGACGGCCGATCTGGCGATCGTGCTGGTCGACGCGCGGAAGGGGATGGTCGAGCAGAGCCGGCGGCACGCCTTCCTGGTGTCGCTGCTGCGGGTGCCGCACCTCGTGCTCGCGGTGAACAAGATGGACCTCGTCGACTGGTCGCAAGAGGTGTTCGAGGGCATCGAGAAGGAGTTCTCCTCGTTCGCGACCAAGCTCGACGTCCCCGACCTCACCGTCGTCCCGATCTCCGCGCTGCACGGCGACAACATCGTCAGCCGGTCGCCGAACATGCCGTGGTACGAGGGCCCGTCGCTGCTGCACCACCTCGAGCACGTGCACATCGCCAGCGACCGCAACCTCGTCGACGTCCGGTTCCCGGTGCAGTACGTCATCCGGCCGCAGTCGCTGCAGCGCACCGACTACCGCGCCTACGCGGGGCAGGTCGCCGGCGGCGTGCTCAAGGCCGGCGACGAGGTCATGGTGCTGCCCAGTGGGTTCACCACCCGCATCGCCGGCATCGACACCGCCGACGGCCCGGTGGGCGAGGCGTTCGCGCCGATGTCGGTGACGGTCCGGCTCGAGGACGAGATCGACATCTCCCGCGGTGACATGATCTGCCGTCCGCACAACCAGCCGGCGGTCGCACAGGACATCGACGCAATGGTCTGCTGGATGGCCGAGACGCCGCTGGCGCCCGGGCAGAAGCTGGCGATCAAGCACACGACGCGGTCGGCGCGGGCGCTGGTGAAGGAGCTGCAGTACCGCCTCGACGTCAACTCGCTGCACCGCGACGACACCGCCACGCACCTCGGTCTCAACGACATCGGCCGCGTGCGGCTGCGCACCACCGTGCCGTTGCTCGCCGACGAGTACCGCCGCAACCGGCAGACCGGCGGCTTCATCCTCATCGACGAAGCCACCAACCGCACGGTCGGCGCCGGCATGATCACCTCGGCGAGCTGA